One Numida meleagris isolate 19003 breed g44 Domestic line chromosome 6, NumMel1.0, whole genome shotgun sequence genomic region harbors:
- the LOC110401967 gene encoding uncharacterized protein LOC110401967 isoform X1, with protein MLLPASAPGHRLPRAASLQQNGVSERGGKTASRRHTTVEPYRFLALKPEHPAGHPLLPSEPSGSPASSRCARILRAAPAPPAQCGCAGRCLPCAAPTCPATPGLARPCVRTLSWVGKQPLPQRCPLGARPCTHGRGDTENSLKSLVTPHQLPSAAAMHEQQRYEGFAMQPSPGVAVLCNARRRLHGKTFGAVKPGGKHGLYGPQGGIGLCSWGSRESLSWKPGAKLQPDEETQNQGGEHKSPSGSGRCGFWKTFPLRKRCTSPKELGREAAEPRSPPCRSVWGEAVGHGEGDRAAGGEQKAPRSRGCVRVPTVCSRWARPCASARRQSAESGLGNNGSAGSAGTGTWRRDEGRDTAGRGRGGTRPRGRARPGQDEAATCHAEAGRRRGVLVAHHH; from the exons ATGCTGCTGCCTGCGTCTGCTCCGGGGCATCGCCTTCCCCGTGCTGCAAGCCTGCAGCAAAACGGCGTTTCAGAGCGTGGTGGCAAAACAGCATCCCGGCGTCATACAACCGTAGAACCGTATCGTTTCTTGGCATTAAAACCAGAGCACCCCGCAGGGCACCCACTGCTTCCCTCCGAGCCTTCGGGCTCCCCGGCCTCCTCCCGCTGCGCCCGAATCCTGCGTGCTGCACCCGCCCCTCCTGCTCAGTGTGGGTGTGCCGGGCGttgcctgccctgtgctgccccaACCTGCCCGGCCACCCCAGGGCTGGCTCGGCCTTGTGTGCGCACCCTGAGCTGGGTGGGTaagcagcccctgccccagcgCTGCCCTCTGGGTGCTCGGCCCTGCACGCACGGCCGCGGTGACACAGAGAACAGCCTGAAAAGCCTTGTCACACCCCATCAGctcccatcagcagcagcaatgcatgAGCAGCAGAGATATGAAGGTTTTGCCATGCAGCCGTCTCCGGGCGTTGCTGTGCTATGCAACGCCCGGAGACGGCTGCATGGCAAAACCTTTGGGGCAGTGAAGCCTGGGGGGAAGCACGGCCTCTACGGACCCCAAGGAGGGATTGGgctctgcagctggggcagcagggagagcctGAGCT GGAAACCCGGTGCCAAACTTCAGCCGGACGAGGAAACCCAAAATCAAGGAGGGGAGCACAAGAGCCCATCGGGAAGTGGTCGCTGTGGGTTTTG GAAGACGTTCCCTCTCAGAAAGAGATGCACTTCCCCAAAAGAGCTGGGAAGGGAAGCGGCCGAGCCGCGCTCCCCACCATGCAGGTCGGTGTGGGGGGAGGCAGTGGGGCATGGCGAAggggacagagctgcaggaggggaacAGAAAGCGCCCAGGAGCCGGGGTTGTGTTCGTGTCCCCACGGTTTGCAGCCGATGGGCTCGGCCCTGTGCGTCAGCCCGCCGGCAGAGCGCTGAGTCAGGGCTCGGCAATAATGGAAGCGCGGGCTCAGCAGGGACGGGGACATGGCGGCGGGACGAGGGCAGGGATACTGCGGGCAGGGGACGTGGAGGGACGAGGCCGCGAGGCCGCGCTCGCCCTGGGCAGGACGAGGCAGCAACGTGCCACGCTGAGGCAGGAAGGAGGCGGGGGGTCCTGGTGGCACACCACCACTAG
- the LOC110401967 gene encoding uncharacterized protein LOC110401967 isoform X2, translated as MLLPASAPGHRLPRAASLQQNGVSERGGKTASRRHTTVEPYRFLALKPEHPAGHPLLPSEPSGSPASSRCARILRAAPAPPAQCGCAGRCLPCAAPTCPATPGLARPCVRTLSWVGKQPLPQRCPLGARPCTHGRGDTENSLKSLVTPHQLPSAAAMHEQQRYEGFAMQPSPGVAVLCNARRRLHGKTFGAVKPGGKHGLYGPQGGIGLCSWGSRESLSWKPGAKLQPDEETQNQGGEHKSPSGSGRCGFWKTFPLRKRCTSPKELGREAAEPRSPPCRNTQTTPRSERGMKGAQGALYHHRLRDTSRSPRTPRGSSGGQK; from the exons ATGCTGCTGCCTGCGTCTGCTCCGGGGCATCGCCTTCCCCGTGCTGCAAGCCTGCAGCAAAACGGCGTTTCAGAGCGTGGTGGCAAAACAGCATCCCGGCGTCATACAACCGTAGAACCGTATCGTTTCTTGGCATTAAAACCAGAGCACCCCGCAGGGCACCCACTGCTTCCCTCCGAGCCTTCGGGCTCCCCGGCCTCCTCCCGCTGCGCCCGAATCCTGCGTGCTGCACCCGCCCCTCCTGCTCAGTGTGGGTGTGCCGGGCGttgcctgccctgtgctgccccaACCTGCCCGGCCACCCCAGGGCTGGCTCGGCCTTGTGTGCGCACCCTGAGCTGGGTGGGTaagcagcccctgccccagcgCTGCCCTCTGGGTGCTCGGCCCTGCACGCACGGCCGCGGTGACACAGAGAACAGCCTGAAAAGCCTTGTCACACCCCATCAGctcccatcagcagcagcaatgcatgAGCAGCAGAGATATGAAGGTTTTGCCATGCAGCCGTCTCCGGGCGTTGCTGTGCTATGCAACGCCCGGAGACGGCTGCATGGCAAAACCTTTGGGGCAGTGAAGCCTGGGGGGAAGCACGGCCTCTACGGACCCCAAGGAGGGATTGGgctctgcagctggggcagcagggagagcctGAGCT GGAAACCCGGTGCCAAACTTCAGCCGGACGAGGAAACCCAAAATCAAGGAGGGGAGCACAAGAGCCCATCGGGAAGTGGTCGCTGTGGGTTTTG GAAGACGTTCCCTCTCAGAAAGAGATGCACTTCCCCAAAAGAGCTGGGAAGGGAAGCGGCCGAGCCGCGCTCCCCACCATGCAG aaaCACGCAAACCACACCCAGAAGTGAAAGAGGAATGAAAGGCGCTCAAGGAGCCCTGTATCACCACCGCCTCCGGGACACCTCGAGAAGCCCCCGCACCCCACGTGGGAGCTCTGGAGGGCAGAAATAA
- the VCPKMT gene encoding protein-lysine methyltransferase METTL21D, whose amino-acid sequence SPPPRPDGQRGSAPQRAAGPRERGSASRPPCPPVPAAGRRGRAASVRAAMAGFVRELERRGGPALRLEQRAGGVGCVVWDAALVLAKFLETGAWPLARRAVLELGAGTGAVGIMAATMGADVTLTDLQELQELLAVNIENNRHLVTGSVRAEVLKWGEDVSEFRPPPDYILMADCIYYEESLEPLLKTLRELTGPDTCVLCCYEQRTMGKNPEIERRYFELLQVDFELERVPLDQHDEEYRSEDIHIVTIHRKRTVGDVARNGQSRRAHGAVGASRGRSCKSDREIP is encoded by the exons tcccctcccccccgcccTGACGGACAGCGCGGCTCTGCCCCGCAGCGAGCAGCCGGCCCCCGGGAGCGGGGCTCCGCGTCCCGGCCGCCATGTCCGCCCGTCCCCGCCGCGGGGAGGAGGGGCCGCGCCGCCTCAGTGCGTGCGGCCATGGCGGGCTTCGTGCGGGAGCTGgagcggcggggcgggccggCGCTGCGGCTGGAGCAGCGGGCGGGCGGCGTGGGCTGCGTGGTGTGGGACGCGGCGCTGGTGCTCGCCAAGTTCCTGGAGACCGGCGCGTGGCCGCTGGCCCGCAGGGCCGTGCTGGAGCTGGGCGCGGGCACCGGCGCCGTCGGCATCATGGCGGCCACGATGGG GGCCGACGTGACGCTCACCgacctgcaggagctgcaggagctgctggccgTGAACATCGAGAACAACCGGCACCTGGTGACGGGGTCGGTGCGAGCCGAGGTACTGAAATG GGGCGAGGACGTGTCCGAGTTCCGGCCGCCCCCCGACTACATCCTGATGGCCGACTGCATCTACTACGAGGAG TCGCTAGAACCGCTGCTGAAGACGCTGCGAGAGCTGACTGGCCCTGATACCTGTGTCTTGTGCTGCTATGAACAGAGGACGATGGGGAAGAACCCTGAAATAGAGAGGAGATACTTCGAG CTGCTTCAGGTGGACTTCGAGCTGGAGCGAGTTCCCCTGGATCAGCACGACGAGGAGTATCGCAGCGAGGACATCCACATCGTGACCATCCACAGGAAGCGGACGGTGGGTGACGTCGCCAGGAATGGGCAGAGCCGCCGTGCGCACGGCGCGGTTGGAGCGTCCCGTGGTCGAAGCTGTAAAAGCGACCGTGAAATCCCGTGA